The Gemmatimonadota bacterium genome window below encodes:
- the tgt gene encoding tRNA guanosine(34) transglycosylase Tgt, giving the protein MNTAESFAFTLDAVEGAARTGRFHTPHGVVETPQFMPVGTLGAVKTLSPAEVAGVGASMILANTYHLYLRPGHRLVHELGGLHDFMRWDGPLLTDSGGYQVFSLASIRSIRDEGVEFQSHIDGSRHLFTPEGVMEIQRFLGADVIMAFDECPPGGCPAEVAHAANERTLRWLARCRSRFDELVAEREGPAQSLFPVLQGNVYPELRLGHLREVRAMGDWDGFGIGGLSVGEPKEKMWATLEALESDLPADRPRYLMGVGYPDDLLEAIARGCDLFDCVAPTRNARHGTAWTSAEGQVNLKAARFQRDTGPLDPECDAECCRRYDRAYLRHLTVAGEAFAHRLLSLHNLRFLIRLAEVARRRVREGRFATWSADWLERYRGKAG; this is encoded by the coding sequence GTGAACACCGCGGAGTCCTTCGCCTTCACTCTCGACGCCGTCGAGGGAGCGGCCCGCACGGGGCGCTTCCATACGCCGCACGGAGTGGTCGAGACTCCCCAGTTCATGCCCGTGGGAACGCTCGGCGCGGTGAAGACCTTGTCGCCGGCCGAGGTTGCGGGGGTGGGCGCCTCGATGATCCTCGCGAACACCTACCACCTCTACCTGCGGCCGGGGCACCGGCTGGTCCACGAGCTCGGCGGACTCCACGACTTCATGCGCTGGGACGGGCCCCTCCTCACCGACTCGGGGGGGTACCAGGTGTTTTCCCTCGCCTCGATCCGCTCGATTCGTGACGAAGGGGTCGAGTTTCAGAGCCATATCGACGGGTCGCGGCATCTCTTCACTCCAGAGGGCGTCATGGAGATCCAGCGCTTTCTCGGTGCGGACGTCATCATGGCCTTCGACGAATGCCCTCCCGGCGGGTGCCCGGCGGAAGTCGCCCACGCGGCGAACGAGCGGACGCTGCGCTGGCTGGCACGGTGCAGAAGCCGCTTCGACGAACTCGTGGCTGAACGGGAAGGCCCTGCGCAGAGCCTCTTTCCCGTCCTCCAGGGAAACGTGTATCCGGAGCTGCGGCTCGGTCACCTTCGGGAGGTCCGGGCCATGGGGGATTGGGACGGTTTCGGGATCGGCGGCCTCTCCGTCGGAGAGCCGAAGGAAAAGATGTGGGCGACGCTCGAGGCCCTCGAGTCCGATCTCCCGGCCGACCGGCCGCGGTACCTGATGGGCGTCGGATATCCGGACGACCTTCTCGAAGCGATCGCCCGCGGGTGCGACCTCTTCGACTGTGTGGCCCCCACCCGGAACGCGCGCCACGGCACCGCCTGGACCTCGGCGGAAGGACAGGTGAACCTCAAGGCCGCGCGATTCCAGCGGGATACCGGGCCCCTCGACCCCGAATGCGACGCGGAGTGTTGCCGGCGTTACGACCGCGCCTACCTTCGGCACCTGACCGTGGCCGGCGAGGCCTTCGCCCACCGGCTCCTCTCCCTGCACAATCTCCGCTTCCTCATTCGGCTTGCCGAGGTGGCGAGACGGCGTGTCCGCGAGGGGCGCTTCGCGACTTGGAGCGCCGATTGGCTGGAACGGTACCGGGGCAAGGCGGGGTAG
- the queA gene encoding tRNA preQ1(34) S-adenosylmethionine ribosyltransferase-isomerase QueA, with amino-acid sequence MSAFAHPRGTRPDLSRTDAFNYALPEGRIARYPAERRDASRLLVVPRGPTGDGEGRLEVPPAPPELAHLHFFDLPSLLARGDLLVLNESRVLPVRLIGIKPTGARCEVLLLRPVAPGKVENALRWEALVRPGAKLKPGRRLVVSGELTVVIEEGLPDGGRIVRLETAGRPDEVLEKLGRIPLPPYLEREDEPLDRERYQTVYAREPGSVAAPTAGLHFTPELLEAIEAGGVGIARVTLHVGPGTFRPVESENSGEHRLHRESWRLPPETARAITETRARGGRIWAVGTTVVRTLEGAADPDGTIRAGSGETELFIRPGHRFRIVDALITNFHLPRSTLLMLVAAFAGYRTTMLAYEAAIGTGYRFYSYGDAMVVTPAHREEGE; translated from the coding sequence GTGAGCGCTTTCGCACATCCCCGTGGCACGCGTCCGGACCTGTCCAGGACCGACGCGTTCAACTACGCACTTCCGGAGGGGCGCATCGCGCGTTATCCGGCCGAGCGCCGGGACGCGAGCCGGCTCCTCGTCGTGCCGCGGGGCCCTACCGGGGACGGTGAGGGACGGCTCGAGGTCCCGCCGGCCCCGCCGGAGCTCGCGCACCTCCACTTCTTCGATCTTCCCTCCCTTCTCGCGAGGGGCGACCTCCTAGTCCTAAACGAGAGCCGCGTCCTCCCCGTTCGCCTGATCGGGATCAAGCCGACCGGCGCACGCTGCGAGGTCCTGCTCCTGCGGCCCGTGGCTCCGGGAAAAGTGGAGAACGCCCTGCGCTGGGAGGCGCTCGTGCGTCCCGGGGCGAAGCTCAAGCCGGGGCGGAGGCTCGTGGTCTCCGGGGAGCTGACCGTGGTCATCGAGGAGGGGCTTCCCGACGGAGGGCGCATCGTGCGCCTCGAGACCGCGGGCCGCCCCGACGAAGTTCTGGAAAAATTGGGCCGGATTCCCCTTCCCCCCTACCTCGAGCGGGAGGACGAGCCGCTCGACCGTGAGCGCTACCAGACCGTCTACGCCCGCGAGCCGGGATCGGTTGCCGCGCCGACCGCGGGACTCCACTTCACGCCGGAGCTCCTCGAGGCAATCGAGGCGGGGGGTGTCGGCATCGCTCGGGTGACGCTCCACGTCGGCCCCGGCACCTTTCGCCCCGTAGAGTCCGAGAACTCCGGCGAGCATCGCCTCCACCGTGAATCGTGGAGACTTCCTCCCGAAACCGCCCGCGCGATCACCGAAACGCGGGCGAGGGGCGGACGGATCTGGGCGGTCGGAACCACGGTCGTCCGGACCCTCGAAGGAGCGGCCGATCCAGACGGCACGATCCGGGCGGGATCCGGCGAGACGGAGCTTTTCATCCGTCCCGGCCACCGGTTCCGCATCGTGGATGCTCTGATCACCAACTTCCACCTTCCCCGGTCCACCCTCCTCATGCTCGTCGCCGCCTTCGCGGGTTACCGGACGACGATGTTGGCGTATGAAGCCGCGATTGGCACCGGGTACCGCTTCTATTCGTACGGGGATGCGATGGTCGTGACGCCGGCGCATAGGGAGGAGGGGGAGTGA
- the ruvB gene encoding Holliday junction branch migration DNA helicase RuvB — protein sequence MKARREVTTPEVLEEDRGIEPTLRPRRLDEFVGQEKVKEGLRIAIEAARGRREALDHILFHGPPGLGKTTLAALISEEMGVAIRTTSGPVLEKPADLVGFLTNQSVGDVLFIDEIHRLRPVIEEFLYPAMEDYRVEVRISEGPHAQTMTMEIPRFTLVGATTRFGLLTAPMRARFGIVHRLGFYPPEDLERIVQRSAELLDIEMTEEGGRELARRARGTPRVANRLLRRIRDYAQVRAAGVVSGDVARSALELLDVDEYGLDEMDGRILQTILEKFGGGPVGLASLAVALSEDTETLEEVYEPFLIQEGFLMRSPRGRIATARAYRRFGYTPPEGVPDQGSLFRE from the coding sequence ATGAAGGCCCGGCGTGAGGTGACGACGCCCGAGGTCCTGGAGGAGGATCGCGGGATCGAACCGACCCTTCGCCCGAGGCGTCTCGACGAATTCGTCGGCCAGGAGAAGGTCAAGGAAGGGCTGAGGATCGCGATCGAGGCGGCGCGCGGGCGCCGGGAGGCGCTCGATCACATCCTCTTCCACGGCCCGCCGGGTCTCGGGAAGACGACGCTCGCCGCCCTCATCTCGGAAGAGATGGGCGTGGCCATCCGCACGACCTCCGGACCCGTCCTCGAGAAGCCGGCCGACCTGGTGGGGTTCCTCACGAACCAGAGCGTGGGGGACGTTCTTTTCATCGACGAAATCCATCGCCTGCGGCCGGTCATCGAGGAGTTCCTCTACCCAGCGATGGAGGATTACCGCGTGGAGGTCAGGATCTCCGAGGGGCCACATGCACAGACGATGACGATGGAGATCCCGCGCTTCACCCTCGTCGGCGCCACGACGCGCTTCGGGCTTCTCACAGCTCCGATGCGGGCGCGTTTCGGAATCGTGCATCGGTTGGGTTTTTATCCACCCGAGGATCTCGAGCGAATCGTTCAGCGGAGCGCCGAGCTCCTCGACATCGAAATGACCGAAGAGGGAGGACGGGAGTTGGCGCGGAGGGCGCGCGGAACCCCCCGGGTCGCCAACCGGCTTCTCCGCCGCATCCGCGACTATGCCCAGGTGCGCGCCGCCGGCGTGGTCAGCGGAGACGTCGCCCGCTCTGCCCTGGAGCTCCTCGACGTGGACGAATACGGGCTCGACGAGATGGACGGGCGGATCCTCCAGACGATTTTGGAGAAATTCGGCGGCGGGCCGGTCGGGCTCGCCTCCCTCGCGGTCGCTCTGAGCGAGGACACCGAAACGCTGGAGGAGGTCTACGAGCCCTTCCTGATCCAGGAGGGCTTTCTGATGCGGAGCCCCCGGGGGCGCATCGCGACCGCCCGCGCCTATCGCCGGTTCGGCTACACCCCGCCGGAAGGGGTCCCGGACCAGGGGTCGCTCTTCAGGGAGTGA
- the ruvA gene encoding Holliday junction branch migration protein RuvA has translation MISRLIGTLVSRTEHGVEIATSGGVVYEIEIPFSVAMRLPPTGQEVELRTVYRVREDQVALFGFLTEGERALFLRLVAVTGVGAKLALAMLSTYPAPRLARALAEKDIAALVQVSGVGRKTAERLVLELSDRMAGIETDLAAGAGGGEGPQAAVQVLVALGMPFQEADGAVRAVLGEAAGGKAEEIVRKVLARR, from the coding sequence GTGATCTCCCGCCTCATCGGCACCCTCGTCTCCCGGACCGAGCATGGCGTGGAGATCGCCACCTCGGGCGGCGTCGTTTACGAGATCGAGATCCCCTTCTCCGTCGCCATGCGGCTTCCTCCCACGGGCCAGGAAGTCGAGCTCCGTACCGTGTACCGCGTGCGGGAGGACCAGGTCGCCCTCTTCGGCTTCCTGACCGAGGGGGAGCGCGCGTTGTTCCTCCGGCTCGTGGCGGTGACGGGGGTGGGGGCCAAGCTCGCGCTCGCCATGCTCTCGACATATCCGGCGCCGCGGCTGGCCCGGGCTCTCGCCGAAAAGGACATCGCCGCGCTCGTACAGGTGTCGGGAGTGGGACGGAAGACGGCCGAGCGTCTCGTCCTCGAGCTCTCGGACCGGATGGCAGGCATCGAGACGGACCTCGCGGCCGGGGCGGGTGGAGGGGAAGGGCCGCAGGCCGCCGTGCAGGTACTCGTGGCGCTCGGGATGCCCTTCCAGGAAGCGGACGGCGCCGTGCGGGCGGTCCTGGGGGAGGCCGCGGGCGGGAAGGCCGAGGAGATCGTGCGCAAGGTGCTGGCCCGCCGATGA
- the ruvC gene encoding crossover junction endodeoxyribonuclease RuvC — protein MRVSGGVGREREGRELTVVGIDPGTTATGYGVVSRTGEGRLSLLECGVVRTTSKAPLADRIREIFEEIEAVLARFQPDAVSVEAVFQGKNVRSALVLGHARGAILLAASLRGVAIHEYSPREIKKAVVGHGNATKDQVGFMVQERLRLKTPPAPSDAADGVAAALCHFVMGVDGALGSGGTLPHRFAARGRP, from the coding sequence GTGAGGGTGAGCGGGGGGGTGGGCCGGGAACGGGAGGGCCGGGAGCTGACGGTGGTGGGGATCGACCCGGGGACGACGGCGACCGGGTACGGGGTCGTTTCCCGGACGGGGGAGGGCCGGCTTTCCCTTCTGGAATGTGGGGTCGTCCGGACGACCTCGAAGGCGCCCCTGGCAGACCGAATCCGGGAGATCTTCGAAGAAATCGAGGCGGTGCTCGCGCGATTCCAGCCGGACGCCGTCTCCGTCGAGGCCGTCTTTCAGGGAAAAAACGTTCGGAGCGCCCTCGTTCTCGGGCACGCGAGGGGCGCGATCCTCCTCGCGGCCTCGCTCCGCGGCGTCGCGATCCACGAATATTCCCCCCGCGAGATCAAGAAGGCCGTGGTGGGACACGGAAACGCCACCAAGGATCAGGTCGGTTTCATGGTGCAGGAACGCCTTCGCTTGAAGACTCCCCCGGCGCCGTCGGACGCCGCGGACGGGGTGGCGGCCGCGCTTTGCCACTTCGTCATGGGGGTCGACGGCGCCCTCGGCAGTGGGGGGACGCTCCCACACCGCTTTGCAGCGCGGGGCCGCCCGTGA
- a CDS encoding YebC/PmpR family DNA-binding transcriptional regulator, with amino-acid sequence MAGHSKWKQIKRQKAINDQKRGQLFTRLIREITVAARAGGGDPESNARLRLAVDTAKNGNMPAENIDRAIKRGTGELEGVSYEEIAYEGYGPGGVALFIETTTDNQNRTVAEIRHILERNGGNLGTSGSVAWQFQRMGQIYVDAKRYQEEAVLEAALEAGAEDVAAEGDEFVITTEVANFHGVQSGLRKAGIAVTQAELAMIPQSEIEVTRGDAERLLRLFEVLEGHDDVQKVSSNANIDERVMEEAMS; translated from the coding sequence GTGGCAGGTCACAGTAAGTGGAAGCAAATCAAACGGCAGAAGGCGATCAACGACCAGAAGCGCGGGCAGCTCTTCACGCGGTTGATCCGCGAGATCACGGTGGCGGCCCGGGCCGGTGGCGGCGATCCGGAGTCCAATGCCCGGCTTCGGCTCGCGGTGGATACCGCAAAAAACGGGAACATGCCCGCGGAGAACATCGATCGGGCGATCAAACGCGGCACCGGCGAGCTCGAGGGGGTCTCCTACGAGGAAATCGCGTACGAAGGGTACGGTCCAGGCGGCGTGGCCCTCTTCATCGAAACGACGACGGACAACCAGAATCGGACCGTGGCAGAAATCCGGCACATTCTGGAGCGGAACGGGGGCAACCTGGGGACCTCGGGTTCGGTGGCCTGGCAATTCCAGAGAATGGGCCAGATCTACGTGGACGCCAAGCGGTACCAGGAGGAAGCGGTCCTGGAAGCGGCTCTCGAGGCGGGCGCGGAAGACGTGGCCGCGGAGGGGGACGAATTCGTGATCACGACCGAAGTCGCCAACTTCCACGGGGTCCAGAGCGGCCTCCGGAAGGCCGGGATCGCCGTCACCCAGGCCGAGTTGGCCATGATTCCGCAGAGCGAGATCGAGGTCACCCGGGGGGACGCGGAGCGGCTCCTGAGACTCTTCGAGGTGCTGGAGGGGCACGACGACGTCCAGAAGGTCTCGTCCAACGCGAACATTGACGAGCGGGTGATGGAAGAGGCGATGTCGTGA
- a CDS encoding rhomboid family intramembrane serine protease, with product MSYGSQRLGFADSLTPWVKRLLVANTAIFFLSVLVGQGFFFEWFGFSPQNAFTRPWGAVTYMFLHADGWHLLMNMLVLFFFGPPLESRWGSNEFIKYFLICGLGGVALSFVFASSSSIIGASAATYGLMLAFALYWPDTPIYVWGIFPVKAILLVMIFFALSFISGFGGEGGGVAHFAHMGGVLAGLAYIKLGDRLTARFGEARRSRPSERFAIVPREPSREEADSRASTGRNLLRSRKREEELLDEVDRILDKISARGIEALTDEERKVLDEVSKKRRSN from the coding sequence ATGTCATATGGATCGCAGCGGCTCGGCTTCGCTGACTCCCTGACCCCTTGGGTCAAGCGGCTCCTCGTCGCGAATACGGCGATCTTTTTCCTGTCGGTCCTCGTCGGACAGGGGTTTTTCTTCGAATGGTTCGGGTTTTCCCCGCAAAACGCGTTCACGCGTCCGTGGGGTGCCGTCACGTACATGTTCCTGCACGCGGACGGCTGGCACCTGCTGATGAACATGCTGGTGCTCTTTTTCTTCGGACCACCCCTGGAAAGCCGCTGGGGATCGAACGAGTTCATCAAATACTTTCTGATCTGCGGTCTCGGAGGCGTGGCTCTGAGCTTCGTCTTCGCCTCCAGCTCGAGCATCATCGGGGCGTCCGCGGCGACCTACGGGCTGATGCTCGCTTTCGCGCTTTATTGGCCCGACACGCCGATCTACGTCTGGGGGATCTTTCCGGTCAAAGCGATCCTCCTCGTGATGATCTTCTTCGCGCTTTCCTTCATCAGCGGTTTTGGGGGGGAAGGGGGAGGGGTCGCCCACTTCGCGCACATGGGCGGGGTTCTGGCGGGGCTGGCGTACATCAAGCTGGGTGACCGGCTCACGGCCCGATTCGGGGAAGCCCGAAGGTCCCGGCCTTCGGAGCGTTTTGCGATCGTGCCACGTGAACCATCGCGGGAGGAGGCGGATTCCCGTGCTTCCACGGGGCGGAATCTACTGCGCTCCCGCAAGCGGGAAGAGGAGCTCCTCGACGAGGTGGATCGGATTCTCGACAAGATCTCAGCCCGCGGAATCGAGGCCCTCACGGACGAGGAGCGGAAGGTCCTGGACGAGGTCTCCAAGAAGCGCCGGTCCAACTGA
- a CDS encoding D-alanine--D-alanine ligase, which translates to MTGPDSKPAGAPLRITVLMGGASSEREVSLASGTQVARALESLGHEVVCVDTARGVLSSAEVDRHLASGVAEAPPPAGVPDLLATGDTTALTRAPEVLGTDLVFPALHGGSGEDGTLQALLDLTGLPYAGSGRLGCTLAMDKEVSKRLMRAAGIPTPDWIAGPVALERVEAELGFPVIVKPPSGGSTLGLTLAHDRTELRAAVQESLRYEDRILFERYVRGRELTVGIVGEEALPVGEIVPAHELFDYACKYQPGLAEEIFPAQISRELAGRVQSLALEVHRILFLRDFSRVDFIVDEAGVPWCLEANALPGLTRYSLLPKAGEAAGIPFAELCDRIVRVALRRLAGPPGGAGTTPGGAG; encoded by the coding sequence GTGACCGGCCCGGATTCCAAGCCGGCCGGGGCACCCCTGAGGATCACTGTCCTCATGGGAGGCGCCTCGTCGGAACGCGAAGTCTCGCTCGCGTCGGGCACCCAGGTCGCGCGCGCGCTCGAGTCGCTCGGCCACGAGGTTGTCTGCGTGGACACCGCGCGCGGCGTCCTCTCTTCGGCCGAAGTGGACCGCCACCTCGCCTCTGGCGTCGCGGAAGCCCCCCCCCCGGCGGGCGTCCCGGACCTTCTGGCGACCGGCGACACGACCGCGCTCACCCGAGCGCCGGAAGTCTTGGGGACCGACCTCGTCTTTCCCGCGCTCCACGGCGGCTCGGGGGAAGACGGGACGCTCCAGGCCCTCCTCGACCTGACGGGACTCCCGTACGCCGGAAGTGGACGGCTGGGATGCACCCTCGCGATGGACAAGGAAGTGAGCAAGCGTCTGATGCGGGCCGCCGGGATCCCGACACCGGATTGGATTGCCGGACCCGTTGCTCTCGAGCGGGTCGAGGCCGAGCTCGGATTTCCCGTCATTGTGAAGCCACCTTCCGGAGGCTCCACTCTCGGGCTCACCCTCGCGCACGACCGGACCGAGCTCAGGGCGGCCGTGCAAGAGTCGCTTCGTTACGAGGACCGCATCCTCTTCGAGCGCTACGTGCGGGGACGCGAGCTCACCGTCGGAATCGTGGGCGAGGAGGCCCTTCCGGTCGGGGAGATCGTGCCGGCCCACGAGCTTTTCGATTACGCCTGCAAGTATCAGCCGGGACTCGCCGAGGAAATTTTTCCAGCGCAGATCTCTCGGGAGCTCGCCGGGCGGGTGCAGTCGCTCGCCCTCGAGGTCCACCGGATCCTCTTCCTTCGTGACTTCTCCCGGGTGGATTTCATCGTGGACGAGGCGGGCGTTCCCTGGTGCCTGGAGGCGAATGCCCTCCCGGGACTGACGCGTTATTCGCTCCTCCCCAAGGCCGGGGAAGCGGCGGGGATCCCATTCGCGGAGCTCTGCGACCGAATCGTGAGAGTCGCCCTGAGGCGCCTCGCGGGCCCTCCGGGCGGCGCCGGAACAACTCCTGGCGGGGCGGGTTGA
- a CDS encoding energy transducer TonB: MTVGGFLRPFAGPVVVVGLFGALAACGGPDDLQQPIPLYGEEVRYPLSLWDRGIEGETLLRVRVTDTGVVDSVEVMESSGHQGLDSAAVEGARELRFQPGRRNGDRVRMWANLPVVFSRRPEGTGFD, from the coding sequence ATGACGGTCGGCGGCTTCCTTCGTCCGTTCGCGGGGCCCGTCGTTGTCGTCGGCCTGTTCGGGGCCCTCGCGGCGTGTGGGGGCCCCGATGATCTTCAGCAGCCCATCCCCCTGTACGGCGAGGAGGTTCGATACCCCCTCTCACTCTGGGACCGGGGCATCGAGGGGGAGACCCTCCTCCGCGTCCGGGTCACCGATACCGGAGTGGTGGACTCTGTCGAAGTGATGGAGTCCTCAGGGCACCAGGGGCTCGATTCGGCCGCGGTCGAGGGCGCGCGCGAGCTCCGCTTCCAGCCAGGGCGGAGAAACGGCGACCGGGTGCGGATGTGGGCCAACCTTCCCGTCGTCTTCTCCCGGCGCCCTGAGGGAACCGGCTTCGATTGA
- the mutS gene encoding DNA mismatch repair protein MutS has product MATREETPLMRQWREVKARHPDSLLFFRVGDFFELFYKDAEEGSRLLNLTLTARNNGAAAAVPMAGVPAKALDDYLARLVRLGRRAAICDQVEDPTEAKGIVRREVTETVTPGTVLLDALLRAGRNNYLVAVTPPRAGRVGIAAADLSTGELTLEEVEVEGLAAELGRIGPAELLLPRAFEEAPLRGLGGGEEGGGLVRTFRDDWIFDEGLGEDELLRRFGTISLDGLGFEPSDGLLIGAAGAVVQYAREIQPGGTGQLQRPRIRRPGSEMALDEMTRRNLELVEPLRGGEEGGTLLAVLDDTVTPMGARLLRQWILRPLVSAEAIWARQDAVEELVRGRELRDEMRRALAKVQDLERLAGKVGSGRVTPRELRALGRSLALLPELRAAASGVESSLLGEVTTGLDPMDDLVARLGHALADDPPHSIREGGVIRTGFSAELDELRGVRDGARDFIASLQARERERTGIGSLRIGFNRVFGYYLEITKANLDRVPGDYVRKQTLANAERYFTPELKEWEEKVSGAEERILELETRLFQELRGELAHEVSRLQEGAGRLARLDLMTTFAQVAQARRYVRPELHTGFELELAGSRHPVVETMMPKGDFIPNDLILDESGSIVILTGPNMAGKSTILRQVGLIQLLGQIGSFVPADRARLPLVDRIFTRVGASDNLARGHSTFMVEMHESAAILHGATSRSLILLDEIGRGTSTYDGVSIAWAVTEHLHEWVRAKTIFATHYHELTQLGDLLEGVKNMNVAVREAGDEVVFLRRLEEGGADRSYGIQVARLAGLPAPIIARAKEILAELEGTHSAGGEGLGRGGAHRPGSTVPPGQLSLFTAEDATIRKLRELEPENMTPLEALNVLSRIVGELRRRDPSHSIRNEESEPR; this is encoded by the coding sequence ATGGCGACACGCGAAGAAACGCCTCTCATGCGGCAGTGGCGGGAAGTGAAGGCTCGCCATCCCGACTCCCTCCTCTTTTTCCGGGTCGGGGACTTCTTCGAGCTTTTTTACAAGGATGCGGAAGAGGGTTCCCGCCTCCTGAATCTCACCCTCACCGCCCGGAACAACGGCGCGGCGGCAGCGGTGCCGATGGCCGGTGTGCCCGCGAAGGCGCTCGACGACTACCTCGCTCGGCTCGTGCGTCTGGGCCGTCGTGCGGCGATCTGCGATCAGGTCGAGGATCCCACCGAAGCGAAGGGGATCGTCCGCCGTGAGGTGACGGAGACGGTCACCCCGGGCACCGTGCTCCTCGATGCCCTCCTTCGCGCCGGTCGCAACAACTACCTCGTCGCCGTCACCCCGCCGCGAGCCGGACGGGTCGGGATCGCGGCCGCCGACCTCTCCACCGGCGAGCTCACCCTGGAGGAAGTCGAGGTCGAGGGGCTCGCCGCCGAGCTCGGGCGAATCGGGCCGGCGGAGCTCCTCCTTCCGCGCGCTTTCGAGGAGGCGCCTCTCCGGGGCCTCGGTGGGGGTGAAGAGGGGGGCGGGCTCGTCCGGACATTTCGCGACGACTGGATCTTCGACGAAGGGCTTGGCGAGGACGAGCTCCTCCGCCGCTTCGGAACGATTTCTCTCGACGGGCTCGGCTTCGAGCCTTCCGACGGGCTCCTGATCGGCGCGGCGGGGGCGGTGGTCCAATACGCCCGCGAAATCCAACCCGGGGGCACCGGCCAGCTCCAGCGCCCGCGGATTCGGCGTCCCGGGAGCGAAATGGCGCTCGACGAGATGACGAGGCGGAATCTCGAGCTCGTTGAGCCGCTCCGCGGGGGGGAAGAGGGAGGCACCCTCCTCGCCGTGCTCGACGACACCGTCACCCCCATGGGGGCGCGCTTACTCCGGCAGTGGATTCTCCGTCCGCTCGTGAGCGCCGAGGCGATCTGGGCGAGGCAGGACGCGGTGGAGGAGCTGGTGCGGGGGCGGGAGCTTCGGGACGAGATGCGGCGGGCGCTCGCAAAGGTCCAGGACCTGGAACGGCTCGCCGGCAAGGTCGGCTCGGGACGGGTCACCCCGCGGGAGCTCCGGGCGCTCGGGCGCTCGCTCGCGCTCCTTCCCGAACTGCGCGCCGCCGCGTCCGGCGTCGAGTCGTCTCTCCTGGGCGAAGTCACGACGGGGCTCGATCCGATGGACGACCTGGTCGCCCGGCTCGGCCACGCGCTGGCGGATGACCCCCCGCACTCCATTCGGGAGGGAGGAGTGATCCGAACCGGGTTTTCCGCCGAACTCGACGAGCTCCGCGGGGTCCGCGACGGAGCACGAGACTTCATCGCCTCGCTCCAGGCGAGGGAGCGGGAACGAACGGGGATCGGCTCCCTCCGCATCGGCTTCAACCGGGTCTTCGGCTACTACCTCGAGATCACGAAGGCGAATCTGGACCGCGTTCCCGGCGACTACGTAAGGAAGCAGACGCTCGCGAACGCGGAGCGGTACTTCACCCCGGAGCTGAAGGAATGGGAAGAGAAGGTCTCGGGCGCGGAGGAGCGCATCCTCGAGCTGGAGACGCGCCTCTTCCAGGAGCTGCGCGGAGAGCTCGCGCACGAAGTCTCGCGCCTACAGGAGGGGGCGGGCCGGCTCGCGCGCCTCGACCTGATGACGACTTTCGCCCAGGTGGCCCAGGCGCGGCGGTACGTGCGTCCCGAGCTGCACACCGGATTCGAGCTGGAGCTGGCGGGGAGCCGCCACCCGGTCGTCGAAACGATGATGCCGAAGGGGGACTTCATCCCGAACGACCTGATCCTGGACGAATCGGGTTCGATCGTGATCCTGACGGGCCCGAACATGGCGGGGAAAAGCACGATCCTTCGCCAGGTGGGACTGATCCAGCTCCTGGGGCAGATCGGATCCTTCGTCCCGGCCGACCGGGCGCGCCTTCCGCTCGTGGACCGGATCTTCACGCGCGTCGGCGCCTCCGACAACCTCGCGCGGGGCCACTCCACTTTCATGGTCGAGATGCACGAGTCCGCCGCGATCCTGCACGGCGCGACCTCCCGGAGCCTCATCCTCCTCGACGAAATCGGGCGCGGGACCTCCACCTACGACGGGGTATCCATCGCTTGGGCGGTCACCGAGCACCTCCACGAGTGGGTGCGGGCCAAGACGATCTTCGCGACGCACTACCACGAACTGACGCAGCTCGGGGATCTTCTCGAGGGTGTAAAGAATATGAACGTGGCGGTGAGGGAGGCCGGGGATGAGGTCGTTTTCCTGCGTCGCCTCGAGGAGGGCGGGGCCGATCGCTCCTACGGAATTCAGGTGGCGAGGCTCGCGGGGCTTCCCGCCCCCATCATCGCGAGGGCGAAGGAGATCCTCGCGGAGCTCGAGGGGACGCATTCGGCGGGGGGCGAAGGCTTGGGGAGGGGAGGCGCCCATCGCCCCGGATCCACGGTCCCCCCCGGCCAGCTTTCTCTCTTCACCGCTGAGGACGCGACCATTCGCAAGCTGCGGGAACTCGAGCCCGAGAACATGACTCCACTCGAAGCCCTGAATGTCCTGAGCCGGATCGTCGGGGAGCTGCGGCGGCGCGACCCTTCGCACTCCATCCGCAACGAGGAGAGCGAGCCGAGATGA